One region of Synechococcus elongatus PCC 11801 genomic DNA includes:
- a CDS encoding 3'-5' exonuclease: MRSQWRSQDWLAYYRSLATATFTVVDVETTGFHPPQARVIELGILQATLSEGIQSQLAELINPGVPIPEAIARFTGITAEMLATAGPPKSVLPPMLPQLQTGILVAHNLAFDYRFLTAEYQRLGLNFERSPAEQLCTVQMSRQLLADLPSRSLPQLVQHFGFPVGQSHRAAADVEACWRLLALLLQQIQDSDDQEILQRLGQEWLPLPFAAQLLNCSRSQAQKQLETLASVEPRYSSRNSTPLYRRVWVEALLPNT; this comes from the coding sequence ATGCGCAGTCAGTGGCGGAGTCAAGATTGGCTGGCTTACTACCGCAGTCTTGCGACGGCGACTTTCACGGTAGTCGATGTCGAAACGACGGGCTTTCATCCACCCCAAGCTCGGGTGATTGAGCTGGGAATTCTGCAGGCCACACTCTCCGAGGGGATCCAGTCCCAGCTGGCGGAGCTGATCAATCCGGGAGTCCCGATTCCTGAGGCGATCGCCCGGTTCACGGGCATCACGGCGGAGATGCTTGCTACAGCTGGGCCGCCAAAATCTGTATTGCCCCCTATGCTGCCGCAGCTCCAGACTGGGATCCTGGTGGCGCATAACCTGGCTTTTGACTATCGCTTTCTGACGGCGGAATATCAGCGACTGGGTTTAAACTTTGAGCGATCGCCCGCGGAACAACTCTGCACTGTACAAATGTCGCGCCAACTCTTGGCTGACTTACCGTCGCGGAGCTTGCCCCAACTGGTGCAGCACTTTGGCTTTCCGGTTGGCCAAAGCCATCGGGCAGCTGCGGATGTCGAAGCCTGCTGGCGACTTCTAGCATTGCTCTTGCAGCAAATCCAAGACAGTGACGATCAGGAAATCTTGCAGCGTCTTGGGCAGGAATGGTTACCGCTGCCGTTCGCTGCTCAGCTGCTGAATTGTTCCCGCAGTCAAGCACAAAAACAGCTAGAGACCTTGGCATCAGTTGAGCCGCGGTACTCTAGCCGCAATAGTACGCCTCTGTATCGGCGGGTTTGGGTGGAGGCGCTACTGCCCAATACTTAG
- a CDS encoding pentapeptide repeat-containing protein yields the protein MTGLWIGLLALAIAPPLRGPEAIQALLTTNQCLGCNFYAADFRFRRLPKAQLAKALLAEADLSFVDLRGADLRGSSLAGADLTGADLTGADLRGANLSRAILTRSRLTGAQLAGANLREAYLLNAIDPDLRQAQFCEATLPNGQFGSFCQLPPPSGR from the coding sequence ATGACAGGACTGTGGATTGGTTTACTGGCTTTGGCGATCGCCCCGCCCTTGCGAGGACCCGAGGCGATTCAAGCGCTACTGACAACCAATCAATGCTTGGGCTGTAACTTCTATGCTGCAGACTTTCGGTTTCGCCGCTTGCCCAAGGCTCAGCTCGCCAAAGCCCTGTTGGCAGAAGCAGACCTGTCGTTCGTGGATCTGCGCGGAGCTGATTTGCGTGGCAGCAGTCTTGCCGGGGCTGATTTGACGGGTGCCGATCTGACCGGTGCAGATCTACGTGGTGCCAACCTCAGTCGTGCCATTCTGACGCGATCACGGCTGACGGGTGCCCAACTTGCAGGCGCGAATTTGCGCGAAGCCTATCTGTTAAATGCGATCGATCCCGATCTCCGGCAGGCCCAATTCTGTGAAGCCACCCTGCCCAATGGTCAATTCGGATCGTTCTGCCAACTGCCGCCACCCAGTGGTCGCTAG
- a CDS encoding Calvin cycle protein CP12, protein MTLTLQDRITEARSEARQTCATFGKDDPQCRVAWDILEELQAEAAHHPEKTLREKAYRNYCDEFPNADECRMYDV, encoded by the coding sequence ATGACCCTCACACTTCAAGACCGCATTACCGAAGCTCGCAGCGAAGCACGCCAAACCTGCGCCACCTTTGGCAAAGATGATCCACAATGCCGCGTCGCATGGGACATCCTCGAAGAACTGCAGGCAGAAGCCGCTCACCATCCCGAAAAAACACTGCGGGAGAAAGCCTATCGCAACTACTGCGATGAGTTCCCCAATGCCGACGAATGCCGGATGTATGACGTTTAG
- the gap gene encoding type I glyceraldehyde-3-phosphate dehydrogenase, which produces MSRIRVGINGFGRIGRLCLRAGFEDPQLDFVAINDLVPAKNLAYLLHYDSTHGRLQQSVRAEENRICAGDRCIQCFSETDPAAIPWGDLGVDVVIEATGRFTDYVAASRHLEAGAQRVVISAPTSEKNPDRVPTFVYGVNHQQYNPDRHRIVSNASCTTNCLAPVAKVLQDHCGIEDGLMTTIHAVTATQPTVDGPSRKDMRGGRSAAQNIIPASTGAAKAVGLVLPELQGHLTGMALRVPTADVSVVDLTFRSQRATSYTAICAAMQEAAATSLQGILGYTEDDLVSSDFIGDSHSSIFDATAGMALNDRFFKVIAWYDNEWGYSNRMLDLIRYMRSIEQQPAPAPRSLTPA; this is translated from the coding sequence ATGTCCAGAATTCGTGTTGGAATTAACGGCTTTGGTCGTATTGGTCGTCTCTGCTTGCGTGCTGGCTTCGAGGATCCGCAACTCGATTTTGTGGCGATTAATGATCTCGTTCCTGCCAAGAATCTCGCCTATCTGCTGCACTACGACTCAACCCACGGACGTTTACAGCAGTCGGTACGCGCAGAAGAGAATCGGATTTGTGCCGGCGATCGCTGCATCCAATGCTTTTCCGAAACGGACCCAGCAGCCATTCCTTGGGGGGATCTCGGGGTTGATGTGGTCATTGAGGCCACAGGACGATTCACCGACTATGTAGCTGCCAGCCGCCACCTCGAAGCAGGGGCTCAACGGGTGGTGATTTCTGCCCCAACTTCTGAGAAAAACCCCGATCGCGTACCAACCTTTGTCTACGGCGTCAACCATCAGCAGTACAACCCCGATCGCCATCGGATTGTCTCCAACGCCAGTTGCACCACCAACTGCCTCGCCCCTGTAGCCAAGGTGTTGCAGGATCACTGCGGCATTGAAGACGGATTGATGACAACCATCCATGCCGTCACAGCGACCCAACCCACTGTGGATGGCCCCAGTCGCAAAGATATGCGCGGCGGTCGCAGCGCTGCCCAAAACATCATTCCTGCGAGCACCGGTGCAGCGAAAGCCGTGGGGTTAGTCCTTCCAGAACTCCAAGGCCACCTAACCGGCATGGCGCTACGAGTTCCGACTGCCGACGTCTCTGTGGTGGATCTCACGTTTCGGAGTCAGCGGGCCACTAGCTACACAGCCATCTGTGCAGCCATGCAAGAAGCAGCCGCAACATCCCTGCAGGGCATTCTGGGCTATACCGAGGATGACCTCGTTTCGAGTGACTTCATCGGCGATTCCCACTCCAGCATTTTTGATGCCACCGCTGGCATGGCTCTCAACGATCGCTTCTTCAAAGTGATCGCTTGGTACGACAACGAATGGGGATACAGCAATCGCATGTTGGATCTGATTCGCTATATGCGAAGCATCGAGCAGCAGCCAGCCCCGGCGCCACGTTCACTGACCCCCGCTTAG
- a CDS encoding amino acid ABC transporter permease, with the protein MMQSTDWTPPRLTPIAWLRQNLFSSWLNSVITLVLIAVIAGIVGRLGFWITTEARWTVLVDNWTLFFVGRYPAAEQWRLWLWLVLLSPTLGLTWGCLATEAYRWRRRSLWGWALFAAAIALIPLPWWPHKLGLTAIAAGVPATSWFAQRCRGQGWLRLLPSLWGILFLVGLWILQGGLGLRPVSSNDWSGLLLTLATALLSMVLSLPVGIVLALGRQSTLPAIRWLSITYIELFRGLPLITILFFGQVMVPLMLDAEWRIDRVLRAVIGLTIFLSAYLAETVRGGLQAIPHGQFEAASALGLNLFQTYQFIVLPQALRISIPAIVGLFLNLLQDTTLLSIVGLLELLGISRSILANPAYLGRYAEVYLFLGVLYWLCCYGLAQLSRRLEQRLTPQR; encoded by the coding sequence ATGATGCAGTCAACAGACTGGACTCCGCCTCGGCTGACTCCGATTGCTTGGCTGCGGCAAAACCTGTTTAGTTCTTGGCTGAACAGTGTCATCACGCTGGTTTTGATCGCTGTGATCGCCGGGATCGTTGGCCGCTTGGGTTTCTGGATTACGACGGAAGCTCGCTGGACGGTGCTGGTCGACAACTGGACACTGTTTTTTGTCGGGCGCTATCCGGCTGCCGAGCAGTGGCGACTCTGGCTATGGCTAGTGCTGCTCAGCCCAACTCTTGGTCTGACTTGGGGCTGTCTGGCGACTGAAGCCTATCGCTGGCGCCGGCGATCGCTCTGGGGGTGGGCGCTCTTTGCGGCAGCAATTGCACTGATTCCTCTGCCTTGGTGGCCTCACAAGCTGGGACTGACGGCGATCGCTGCTGGTGTGCCAGCCACGAGTTGGTTCGCTCAGCGCTGTCGCGGTCAAGGCTGGCTCCGCTTGCTGCCCAGTCTCTGGGGCATTCTCTTTCTGGTGGGGCTGTGGATCCTGCAAGGAGGCTTGGGTCTACGGCCTGTGTCCAGCAATGACTGGAGTGGCCTCTTGCTGACCCTAGCAACAGCACTGCTAAGTATGGTGCTCTCCTTGCCGGTCGGCATTGTGCTGGCGCTGGGTCGCCAAAGCACGCTGCCAGCAATCCGCTGGCTATCGATCACCTACATTGAGCTATTTCGCGGACTCCCCCTGATCACCATCCTCTTCTTTGGACAGGTGATGGTGCCCCTGATGCTGGATGCAGAGTGGCGGATCGATCGCGTTCTACGGGCAGTTATTGGCCTGACGATTTTTCTGTCGGCATACTTAGCAGAAACGGTGCGAGGGGGTCTGCAAGCCATTCCCCATGGCCAGTTTGAAGCGGCTTCTGCCTTGGGGCTCAATCTGTTCCAAACCTATCAGTTCATTGTGCTGCCGCAGGCGCTCCGCATCTCCATCCCTGCGATCGTCGGACTCTTCCTCAACCTCTTGCAGGACACAACGCTGCTCTCAATCGTTGGCTTGCTGGAACTGCTCGGTATCAGTCGATCCATCTTGGCGAATCCGGCCTACCTCGGTCGCTATGCTGAGGTCTATCTGTTCTTGGGTGTGCTTTACTGGCTGTGCTGCTATGGTCTGGCCCAGCTCAGTCGGCGCTTAGAACAACGACTTACTCCCCAGCGCTAG
- a CDS encoding amino acid ABC transporter permease yields the protein MPFRLKLQGSLWRDERVWRWVWQGLVLVLVIAGAIWLVDNLLYNLSQRGLSLTFDWLEQPAGFNIGESAIAYQTADSYARALVVGLVNSLRVIAIGLVLTTVVGTLAGVAAFSENWLLRQLSRGYVAVVRNTPLLLQLIVWYFPILLSLPAAQQPWHWLGSLYLSKQGIYVPWPQTPGWLILVIAVAAVSFAAWLGRRRSRRDLRWFYGAIAAIALLMLLTQLSWPQQIQPGQIRGGLRLSLEFTALLLGLVAYTGAFIAEIIRGGILSVPAGQWEAAAALGLTRGQTLWQIVVPQALRVIVPSLNSQYVGFAKNSSLAIAVGYPDLYATAQTTLNQTGRPVEVFAILMLTYLAINAVISLGMNGLQNRLQRRGVR from the coding sequence ATGCCTTTTCGTCTGAAGTTGCAAGGATCGCTCTGGCGGGATGAGCGGGTCTGGCGCTGGGTCTGGCAAGGACTGGTGCTGGTGTTGGTGATTGCTGGCGCAATTTGGCTGGTTGATAACCTGCTTTACAACTTGTCGCAGCGCGGCCTGAGTCTGACCTTCGACTGGCTGGAGCAACCCGCAGGGTTCAACATTGGCGAGTCGGCGATCGCCTACCAAACAGCAGATAGCTACGCTCGTGCGCTCGTTGTTGGGTTAGTCAATAGCCTGCGAGTCATTGCGATCGGATTAGTGCTGACGACGGTTGTTGGTACCCTCGCTGGCGTTGCGGCGTTCTCCGAAAACTGGTTACTACGGCAACTCAGTCGCGGTTATGTTGCAGTCGTCCGCAATACGCCGCTTCTCCTGCAATTGATCGTTTGGTATTTCCCGATTCTGCTGAGTTTGCCAGCAGCCCAGCAGCCTTGGCACTGGCTGGGCAGTCTTTACCTGAGTAAACAGGGGATCTATGTGCCTTGGCCCCAGACCCCCGGCTGGCTCATCTTAGTTATTGCAGTGGCCGCAGTCTCGTTCGCGGCTTGGCTGGGACGACGGCGATCACGACGGGATCTGCGCTGGTTCTATGGGGCGATCGCTGCGATCGCCCTCCTGATGCTACTGACTCAACTGAGCTGGCCGCAACAGATTCAACCGGGACAAATTCGGGGCGGCTTGCGGCTATCGCTAGAGTTCACGGCCCTGTTGCTGGGCTTGGTCGCCTATACCGGTGCCTTTATCGCCGAAATCATTCGCGGCGGCATTCTGTCGGTGCCAGCAGGACAATGGGAAGCGGCAGCAGCCTTGGGGCTGACTCGAGGCCAAACCCTCTGGCAAATTGTGGTGCCCCAAGCCCTGCGGGTGATTGTGCCCTCACTCAATAGTCAGTACGTGGGCTTTGCCAAAAACTCAAGTCTGGCGATCGCGGTTGGCTATCCCGATCTCTATGCCACGGCTCAAACAACCCTAAACCAAACAGGACGACCGGTTGAGGTGTTTGCGATTTTGATGCTGACCTATCTCGCTATCAATGCCGTGATTTCCCTAGGGATGAATGGCCTGCAAAATCGCCTGCAGCGCCGGGGAGTACGTTGA
- a CDS encoding amino acid ABC transporter substrate-binding protein gives MKATCLSGSPMPAIASRCLLLLLCFVPLAACRSLGGNEAESNSRLNQVQARGKLLCGVEGRLPGFSFLDAQGNYSGLDVDMCKAIAAALFNDPNAIEYRSLDSVERFPALASGEVDLLSRNTTWTLSRDAKGGNNLEFAPTTFYDGQGLMVRRNSGIRSLSDFQGKAICVETGTTSELNLADTMRELGVKYQEVKFPNSDATYAAYAQGRCEGVTSDRSQLAARRTTLSDADQHQLLDAVISKEPLSPATMNNDSPWFDVVKWVVNATIQAEEFGITQANIDQFKTSKNPEIRRFLGLEGKLGEQLGLSNDFAYRAVKAVGNYGEIYERNVGQQSPLKLNRGLNQLYKNGGLLYSPPFR, from the coding sequence ATGAAGGCGACCTGTTTATCTGGCTCACCCATGCCTGCGATCGCCTCGCGCTGTCTCTTATTACTGCTGTGTTTTGTGCCGCTCGCAGCATGTCGCAGCTTGGGGGGGAATGAGGCTGAGAGCAATAGTCGATTGAACCAAGTGCAGGCGCGGGGCAAGTTGCTCTGCGGAGTTGAAGGCCGACTGCCAGGCTTTAGTTTTCTGGATGCCCAAGGGAACTATAGCGGCTTAGATGTCGATATGTGTAAGGCGATCGCTGCAGCTCTGTTCAACGATCCCAACGCGATCGAATATCGCAGTCTGGATTCTGTAGAACGCTTTCCAGCCTTGGCCAGTGGTGAAGTCGATCTTCTCTCACGCAATACGACTTGGACCTTGAGCCGAGATGCCAAAGGGGGCAACAACCTTGAATTTGCTCCGACGACCTTTTACGACGGCCAAGGGCTAATGGTGCGTCGAAATAGTGGCATCCGATCGCTGTCGGATTTTCAAGGGAAAGCAATCTGTGTAGAGACAGGCACCACCTCGGAACTCAACCTCGCCGATACGATGCGAGAGCTGGGCGTGAAGTATCAAGAAGTCAAATTCCCGAATTCGGATGCCACCTACGCGGCTTATGCACAGGGGCGCTGTGAAGGGGTGACCTCCGATCGCTCGCAGCTCGCAGCTCGCCGCACGACCTTGTCCGATGCCGATCAGCACCAACTACTGGATGCGGTGATCTCTAAAGAGCCCCTCAGCCCAGCCACGATGAATAACGATTCCCCTTGGTTTGACGTCGTCAAATGGGTGGTCAACGCCACAATTCAGGCTGAGGAATTTGGCATCACTCAAGCCAACATCGATCAGTTCAAGACCTCGAAAAATCCGGAAATCCGTCGCTTCCTCGGGCTAGAAGGAAAGTTAGGAGAACAACTCGGCCTCAGCAATGATTTTGCCTATCGCGCTGTCAAAGCCGTCGGTAACTATGGCGAAATTTACGAGCGGAATGTTGGGCAGCAGTCCCCGCTGAAGCTGAATCGAGGCCTCAACCAGCTCTACAAGAATGGTGGCCTGCTCTACTCGCCGCCATTCCGTTAA
- a CDS encoding amino acid ABC transporter ATP-binding protein yields MTTLGRQPEPVTAIASAPETMIHAEGVEKWYGNQFHALRGVSLTVKRGEVVVMMGPSGSGKSTFLRTLNALESHQRGEIRIEGHRLSHDRRDIATIRQEVGMVFQQFNLFPHLTVLQNLMLAPVQVRRWPVAQAEATARQLLERVRIAEQADKYPGQLSGGQQQRVAIARALAMQPRILLFDEPTSALDPEMVREVLDVMRDLASEGMTMLVATHEVGFAREVADRVILMADGQIVEEAPPDRFFTAPQSDRAKQFLAQIL; encoded by the coding sequence ATGACCACTCTAGGACGGCAACCCGAACCTGTGACTGCGATCGCTTCAGCCCCAGAGACGATGATCCACGCCGAGGGGGTCGAAAAATGGTACGGCAATCAGTTCCATGCCCTCCGCGGCGTGAGTTTGACCGTGAAGCGCGGCGAAGTGGTTGTGATGATGGGGCCGTCGGGGTCGGGCAAATCGACCTTCCTGCGCACCCTCAATGCGCTCGAATCACATCAGCGCGGTGAAATTCGCATCGAAGGCCATCGATTAAGCCACGATCGCCGCGATATTGCCACCATTCGCCAAGAAGTGGGGATGGTCTTCCAGCAGTTCAATCTGTTTCCGCACCTGACGGTGCTCCAGAACCTGATGCTGGCACCCGTACAAGTGCGACGCTGGCCGGTTGCGCAAGCGGAAGCCACAGCCCGGCAACTGCTGGAGCGGGTGCGGATCGCAGAACAAGCAGATAAGTATCCCGGTCAGCTCTCCGGTGGACAGCAACAACGGGTGGCGATCGCCCGCGCCTTGGCGATGCAGCCGCGCATTCTCCTGTTTGATGAACCAACCTCTGCCCTCGATCCAGAGATGGTGCGCGAAGTGCTGGATGTGATGCGCGATCTCGCGAGCGAAGGGATGACCATGCTAGTGGCGACCCATGAAGTTGGCTTTGCCCGCGAAGTTGCCGATCGCGTCATTTTGATGGCTGACGGGCAAATTGTTGAAGAGGCTCCGCCTGATCGCTTCTTTACAGCGCCGCAGAGCGATCGAGCTAAACAGTTTTTGGCACAAATTCTCTAG